The DNA segment TATTGTTGTCGGTTCTATCACGGAATTGGAGACTATCAAGGGCTCGGATCATTTGAAAAAAGCGCTGGTCGATATCGGGGAGGGAAAGACCGTCCCGGTCGTCTGCGGGGCTCCCAATGCCGCTCGGGGTCAGAAAGTGGTTCTGGCGCAGGTGGGAGCGGTTCTTTCCAGCGGAATGGAAATAAAGAAAGTCACCCTGCGCGGGGTGGAATCGTACGGTATGATTTGCTCCGAGCGGGAACTTGGCCTCACCGATGATCACTCCGGCATCATGGTATTGCCCGACGATGCTCCGGTCGCAAATAAGGCGGGCGAGTATCTCGGTGTCGATGATTATGTCTTGAAATTTGACCTGACGCCAAACCGCCCCGATTCACTTTCGGCTATCGGCGTGGCCCGCGACATTGCCTGCCTGGCCGGTAATAAGATTAAAAGACCGTCATATGATTTGAAAGAGTCATCTTATAAGGCCTCCGATGCCGTCAAGATTTCTATCGCCGATCCCGGGGCCTGTCCCCGTTACGCCGCGCGCGTAATCAAGGGAGTAAAAATCGGCCCGTCGCCGTGGTGGATAAAGGCGAAACTTATTCTTTGCGGCATTCGTCCCATCTCCAATGTGGTCGATATCACCAATCTGGTCATGCTCGAACTGGGACATCCGTTGCACGCTTTTGATTATCGTCAATTCGCGAAAAAGGAAGTTCTGGTTCGTCGCGCCGCGGAGGGTGAAAAATTCACCACTCTCGACGGCAAAGAGCATACTTTGACACCTGAAGTTCTTTTAATTACCGACGGCGACAAAGGGGTGGCGGCGGCCGGTGTGATGGGCGGGCTTCATTCGGAGGTTTCCGAAAGCACGACTGATATATTGCTCGAATCGGCCTATTTCGATTCGATAACAATCCGGAAAAGCCGGATGAAACTCGGCATGACCTCGGAATCATCGCTTCGTTTCGAAAAGGGGGCGGATCCGAATATTATCCCGGAAGCGGTCAATCGCGCCGCCTATTTGATTCAAAAATATGCCGGCGGGGAGATTTATCAGGGAATAGTTGACTGCTATCCCCGAAAAATTGAACCGATGGTAATTGACCTCCGTCCGAGCCGAACCAATAAAATACTCGGGACAGAAATCGCCAGGGAGAGGATGCAATCGATACTTGAGGGATTGGAATTCCGAGTAACTGTCAAGGGTGACGATTCGTTAACGGTAGCGGTTCCGACTTTCCGCCCCGATATCACCCGCGAAATCGATCTGATCGAGGAAATTGCCCGGATCGAAGGATACGACAAAATACCGGCTGCGGATCGAAATATCGGGCCCTTGTTTACATCGATCCTTTCCGATGACCGGTTGCGGCAGGAAATCCGAAATATCATGACCGCCCAGGGTTATGATGAAATTTGCGGGTCCGGTCTGGCCGACCCGATGATGCTGGAAAAAGTTTCGCCCGGGGCCGGCCAGGTTCGCATCATTAATCCTATTGCCGAAGACTTTTCGGTTTTGCAGAATACGATTATATATTCTCTCCTGCGGGCCGTTTCCAACAATTTTGCCCAGAGAAATCTCGATATCAGAATTTTCGAAATCGGCAGAATATTTATTCCTCAGGAAAAAGGCGCGCCCCTTGAAATCGAGCAACTCGGTTTGGCGCTGTCCGGCCGGACCGACGATCAATGGTATGGCAAAGGGCGGGAACATGATTTCTACGGGATAAAAGGGGCCATTGAGGCACTCACGGAACAATTAAATATTAAGGTGGATTATCGGCCCCAGACTTATCCGATTATGGAGGACGGCGGCGCCTTTGAATTAAAAATAGGCGAAAAAGCGGTCGGTATGGCGGGTCAGATTAAGCCGCCATTGGCGCGGGCCTTTGATGTCAAGCAGGGAATATATATCGCCGTTCTTGATTTCGGCGAACTGCTGAAAAACCGTCAGCGGGGAATCGCCTATAGGCCGCTCCCGCGTTACCCGGCCGCCCCCCGGGATATCGCCATTGTGGTAGATGAAACGGTAAAAGCCGGCGATATTATTGACCTGATTAAAAAGACCGGCGGCCCTCTCTTAGAAAGGGTGGAATTATTCGACCTGTATCGAGGCAAGCAAATCGGCGAGGGGAAGAAATCGCTGGCTTTCGCCCTGTCTTATAGATCCAATGAGCGCAGTCTTGAGAGTTCCGAAGTCTCTGAATTACATGGCAAAATCGCCTCGATGCTAAAGGAACACTTTAAATCGGAAGTTCGGGAAGGTTAAGTATGGATGCCCTTGAGAAACTGGAAGAGAAAATCAATAGAGCTCTTTCCCTGATTGAAAAATTGACGGGGGATAACCGGGATTTGAAGCAGGAAAACGAGCGCCTGAAAAAGGAAATGGCCGAACTTCGGGCCAAGTCAATCGATCAGGAGAAACAGGAAAAAGAGCGCTCCGATCAGGTCCGGGAAAAGTTGGGGAGTATTCTCAATAAACTCGATAACCTGGAAAAAATTTCGTAAATATATTGTTGTTGACAAACGAGATGCTGAAGCTTAAGGTAAACTGGAATTAATCATAGATTAATGAAGATAACATGAGACTAAGCTGAGGAAACAGTTTAATTAATGCCGGATATTTCAGATAAAAAAACGACCGTAAAAGTTAATATCTACGGTGACGAATACCCGATTCGCGGATCGGGCGACCCGGAGTATATAATTCGGGTGGCCGATTATGTGGATCGGAAGATGCGTGAAATTGCTTCCCGTTCAAAATATAAATCGCCGGACAAGATTGCCATCCTCACCGCCTTAAATATTGCCGGAGAGCTGTTTGATCTGGAGGCCCAACGAAGTGACAGCCTCACTGAAGTGGAAAGCCGGACCAAAAATATTCTGGAACTCCTGGAAAGCAAACTGCCTGTTTCCGGGGAATGACAGAATTGTTTTCTCACATTCTCTCTTAATTATCTTCTTTTTTCTTAACTAGGTAACTTTAGTATAGATTGCCCCCTGCAACGGGGCGAGGAGGACCAATGAACGGCACACTTTCGATTGTGCTTTCAGCGGTGCTGGCGGCAATTGTGGGTTTCGCGGCGGCGTGGTTAATTTTGCGCCGCATCGGGGATACCAAGATTGCCAACGCCGAGGAATTTGCCCGCAAGGTCATTGCGGAGGCCGAAAAGGAATCGGAAATAAAGAAGAAAGAGGCGCTCCTTGAGGCCAAAGAGGAATGGTATAAGGTAAAAACCAATTTTGAGAGAGAACTGCAAAACCGACGGAACGAAGTTCAGAAAATTGAAAAGAGACTCCTCGAAAAAGAGGGGAATATCGATCGCAAAATTGAGTCGCTGGCCAAGCGGGAGAAAGATCTGCAGTACCGGGAACGAACTCTGGGCGGACGGGAAAAAGGGATAACGCTTCGGGAACAGGAACTGGAAAAGGCGATGCAGGTGCAGAATGAGAAACTGGAACGGATCGCCCAGATGACAGCCGAAGAAGCCAAACGCGAACTTAAAGAGAATCTAATCGGTGAAGCCAAAATAGAGGCCGCCGCAACCATAAAGGAAATCAAAGAAAGCGCCGAACGGAACGCCGAAAAGGAAGCCCGGGAAGTGATTATTTCCGCCATTTACCGGTGCGCCGCCGATCACGCGGTCGAATCGACCGTCTCGGTGGTTAATCTACCCAACGAGGAAATGAAAGGAAGGATTATCGGGCGGGAAGGGCGAAACATTCGTTCTTTCGAGACGGCGACCGGTATCGATGTGATTGTCGATGACACGCCGGAAGCGGTCATTCTGTCGGGATATGATCCGGTCCGCCGCGAGGTGGCCCGGATGTCGCTCGAAAAATTGATCACCGACGGACGAATTCATCCTACCCGCATCGAGGAAGTGGTCGAAAAAACCCAGAAAGAGATGGAGATGATCATCCGTGAAACCGGCGAGCAGGCGGCATTCGATGTCGGCGTTCAGGGGTTGCATCTCGATGTTGTCAAATTGCTGGGGAAACTGAAATATCGGACTTCCTACGGGCAGAATGTCCTTCAGCATTCCAAAGAAGTGGCCATCCTCTGCGGCCTGATGGCGGCGGAGTTGGGCCTGGATCCGAATATCGCCAAGCGTTCCGGGCTTCTGCATGATGTCGGCAAGGCAATCGACCGGGAAACCGAAGGAACCCATACCGAAATCGGCGCCACCTTCCTGAGCCGTCTCGGCGAGAATCCGATCATTGTCAACGCCGTCGCTTCGCATCACGGTGATGTCCCGCAAGAGACGCCATACTCCGTTCTGGTGCAGGCGGCCGACGCCATTTCCGGAGCGCGCCCCGGAGCCCGCCGCGAACCGCTCGAGGCCTATATCAAGAGACTGGAAAAACTCGAAGAGCTGGCGGACTCGTTCAAGGGCGTTTCCAAGGCGTTTGCCATTCAGGCCGGGCGCGAGGTTCGTGTCATTGTCGAGTGTGAAACGATCGACGATCTGGCTACGACCATTCTGGCCGGCGATATCGCCAAGAAGATTGAACATGAAATGGAATATCCGGGACAGATAAAAGTCACGGTTATTCGCGAAACCCGCGCCACCGAATTCGCCAAATAAGGGTATGTGATGGCGCAAATCAAAGTGCTTTTTTTCGCCGATGTGGTCGGCAAGCCGGGGCGGTTCATTCTTTCCCAGATGTGCAAATCGCTGAAGGAAAGATTCACGGCCGATTATGTCATCGCCAATATCGAAAACGCCGCCGGCGGTTTCGGTATCACCCCGGAAATGTCGCGCAAGATTTTCACCTATGGTGTCGATTGTCAAACCTCGGGCAATCATATCTGGGATCGTCAGGATATATTCAAATATCTCGATGAACAACCGAAACTGCTTCGCCCCGCCAATTATCCGCCCGGCGTCCCCGGCGCCGGATATTTAATTGACGACATCAACGGAGTCAAAATCGGGGTGCTGAATCTGATGGGGCGGACATACATGAAAGAGATTGATTGCCCCTTCCGGACCGCCGACCGGGAGGTGCGGAGAATGCGGGAATCGACGGAGATAATCATAATCGATTTTCACGCCGAGGTGACCTCCGAAAAGCAGGCTCTGGCGTACTATCTCGACGGCAAGGTTTCGGCCATAATCGGAACCCATACCCATGTTCAGACCGCCGATGAGACGGTATCGGAACGGGGCACCGCATTTATCAGCGATGTCGGGATGACCGGCCCGCACGACTCCATAATCGGCATGGAAAAAACGCCCTCCCTGGAGCGTTTTCTTACCGGAATGCCGCGGCGGTTCGCCTGCGCCACCGATGATCTCAAAATCTCAGGAGCCGTTGTCACTGTCAACAGCGACGACGGGAGCGCCGAGTATATCGAACGGTTTCGTATCGATTATGACGGTCAAAAACCGGAAGAACCGGATATCAAGGGGGTGTGAGGCAATTGACAGCGGTTGTTATTGACGGCAAAATGATTTCCGATCAGATCAAATCGGAGTTGAAATCAAAAGTCGAATCATTAAAAAGCGAAGGAATTATCCCCGGCCTTGCAGCGGTACTGGTGGGGAATAATCCGGCCTCGGAATCATATGTCAACGGTAAGGCCAAAGCATGCGAGAAAGTCGGGATATATTCCGAAGTCATCCGCCGTCCCGCGGAAATCACCCAGGCGGAACTGGAAAAAATTGTGACCGATTTGAACCGGAGGGGGGATATCGACGGTATTCTGGTGCAATCGCCCCTTCCCGACCATATCGATGAATTAACGGTCACTCTGACCATCAATCCTCACAAGGATGTCGATGGGTTCCACCCGCACAGTGTCGGGATGCTTCTTCTGGGCCGCCCCACCTTTCGCTCCTGTACGCCGTACGGGGTTATCGAGCTTTTGAGGCGGTACAAGATTGATACCTCGGGAAAAGAGATCGTCATCCTGGGGCGCTCCAATATTGTCGGCAAACCCCTGGCGGCGATGCTGATTCAGAAAGCGGAGACGGCCGATGCCACCGTCACGGTCTGCCATTCCCGAACGAAAAATTTGAAAGATCATTGCCGCCGGGCGGATATTCTAATCGCCGCCATGGGCCGTCCGGAATTTGTCACAGCCGATATGATTAAAGACAATGCCGTGGTTATCGATGTCGGTATAAATCGTGTCGATGACCCGGCCAAAGAAAAAGGGTATCGGTTGACCGGAGATGTCGATTATAGCGGCTGCAGGGAGAAAGCGTCATTCATTACTCCGGTTCCGGGAGGGGTCGGCCCGATGACCATCGCCATGCTTCTGACCAACACGGTCCATTCTGCCGAGCAAAGGAGGTCAAGACTAAAATAATAGAGAGCGCAAATCATTGCATATAACGAGCATCGCGATTCACGATAAAGAGACTATTAATCTTACGATCTGATTTTGCTGTTTAGGAATTACCGTCCCAGGTCCAAGTAACCCGCCCCGCCGCTGAATTATCCTACTGTGATAGAATTACTTACAAGGAAGCAATAAATTTTTATTCAACACGGTTTTACTTTTATCAAGAATGGTGGATGAGAAACAAAAAGGCATACCCTTTGCTGAGAGTAGAAATACTCGAATAATACTATGAAAAGCAAAAAGTTAACAATATTTGTATTGATTCTTCTTCTTTTGGGATTTGCCTATAGAACTTCTCATTCTCAGGTTGAATCTTCGCTTCCTGATTCCCTACAATCCCTCAATTTCTGGAGTAATTCCGGGAAGTTTGTCGGGCAAAGATCTGCGGTGTGTCCGCCGCTGGCGTCTCTTGAGGTTTTCCCGGAAACAGGGATAGTGGGTGTCCGGGAAGTTTACAGAATCAAGATGACCCTTCCGGAAGGGGGCATTCCGCGATCCGGCGGCGTGGCTTTCAATTTTCCGCCTAATTTTGATCTCGGGCATATTGCGGAAATAGATTACTCCGACGATTACTCGGAAAGTGATTTGACTATCAGGAAAATTTTTGTATTTCGCGGCACGTGCGTCATTCTTTTCAAATCGGGCCAATCGCCTCCGGCCGGGACTGTCATCACATTTACAATGCATTCTGTAGGAAATCCGACTGTTGCCGGCAATTATCAGATTTCCGGTCTGATTTTCAGCCCGCATCTTAAAGTCGTATCAGGACCGACTCTGTCACAGCCATTCCCGATTTTGCCCGGTCCGCCGGTCACGCTCGAAATTACGCCGTCGGATCCGATCACTCTGCGAGCCGGAAATAGTCAGCTGTTCCTGGCGTCCGCCCGTGACCGTTTCCAGAATGAAATTAGCAATCCGGAAGTTCTCTGGGCTTTTGCGCCCGGCTCCGATAGTCTCGGCGTCCTGAGCGGCGGCAATCTCTTCGCCACCACGGTCGGCACCGGCAAGGTTGTGGCAATTTACAATGCTCTTTCCGCCACTTCCGGCCCGATCACCGTCTTGCCGGGGATGATAGATCATTTTGAAATCAGTTCCTACCCGTTGCTGGTTGCCCCCGGAGAGCCGTTTCCGAGCGGCGTCCGGGCCGAAGCCTACGACAGGTTCGGTAATCTCAAGAATGATTATATCGAATCGGCTTATTTTATGTCATCGGATCCGAATGCCGAATTGTCGTATGATATTTCGAATCCCTATCAATTTGTGATCGCCGATTCCGGTCGGCACCTGTTTGCGGGAGATAATTTCAAACTCTTCACCCCCGGAGTTCAGACCATTTCCTTGACCGACGGTCTTCATAGCGGACGGAGCGGCATCATCACTGTCGGCGGGGCAACATCGCCGATCGTATCATTCAAAATTGCGGCTGAGCCGGCGGGGGAGATCCGCGCCGGGACCCCGCTTGCGATAAAGATTTATGATGCTGTCGATAGGGACGGCAAACCGGCCGGCGGCCTGGTAAAAATTTCTCTGGAGGGTGACGGGATATCGCCGGGAGGCTTTACGCCGATACTTAATGATGCGGTTGTCTCCGGCGGGGCCGGTTCGGCCAATCAATACTTATATCTTACCGGGGAGGCCAAAATAAGGGCCGCCGCCGATACGGTAATCCGAGAAATTGCCGTTACGGTCATGCCGGGGGATTTGGGTAATTTTAAATTAAGCATACAGCCGACCCAATTTACGGGCCACTCTCTTTTGGGTCCGGCCACTCTAACCATTTATGACAAATTCGGCAATCTCAAGACCGATTTCGATGCCGCCGTCACGCCTGTTACCATAGCGGTCGACCGGGGCGAGCTGAATCGGACCGCCCTTGCGGCCTCCGATGATTTCGTTGCCGGGGTTGCCGACCTGTCCACGAAAGATATCCGATTCGACGGCGATGCCGGTCAGGTCATCATGATATTTGCCGTCGCGAATCTCGATGCTTCCGCTCTGCTTCGCTACGACGGCCTCGATTTCAGAATTAACGAACCGATTCCCGACACCATTATGATAGGGCAGAGGTACATGCTTCGAGCCGAAGTCATAAATAACGGTTTTACATCACCCCTGTCACCGGTGACGCTGTCCGATTATTTTACCTCCTGTCCGGTGGTATGTCTCACACAAATGGATATAAGGGAGATTGAACCGGGCGAAACATATCGGTTATTGCTTGGTTTGAATACTGATCATCTTACACCCCATCCATTGGACACGGTTCATGTGACGGTCGCTTCGAAATATTTATTCGGCGGGGACACTGTGACAGTAATGCGGACACGGTCTTTCCCGGTCGCGGTGGTCGAGCCGATCAACCTTACCTATGTCCCCGGTTCGCTCACTTTTGATACCGTTCTTTCGCCGTCATTTCTTCCGAACGCCTCGTTCCAATTGACCATCGACCGGGATATTGATACCTCGTCACTAAATATAAATGCTTATCTTAATATTGACTGCGGCGGAAACGATTTTGGGGTCTATGTCAATAGCGTGACCGCAAGCCTGAACGGTCGGATTATCACTCTGGCTCTGACGGGACTGCATATTCCGGATTTGAAGCAGAGCGGTTGCTTTGAAGGCCTTAAGAAATTGACGGCCGGTATAACTCTCTATTACATGGATCAATTGCTGTACCGAAGCGATTTAATCAGTCTCGATTCGGTTTTTGTCGTATATCCCGCCGAATTAAGTTATCGAAGCGGGACATTGAGCCCCAGCATCGCCCCGGCCGGCGGATCCGTTCCTTTTGAATTCGGACTTGATTTCAGCGGCCTCACAACAATCATGCTTGACTCATCGAATTCATGGCTCGAATTGGCGTTTGACGGCGGCAGTCTAACCGGGTTCCTGACCCCGGCGGGCCTGACGCTCAAGCCGGGTGAGAACAAATTGACGACTAAAACGATGGATATCCCGTCGTCGCTTCTTAATAAGATCCTGACCCCGCATCTTTATCTTAACGGGACGGAATTGTACATGACGCGCTCGGACACGATTTCTTTCGGGTCGGATAAAATCACGGTTTCCGGTCTGCCCCAGATCAAGATCGTATCGACCGACCTGGTGACGATCAATCCGCCGTACCTGGATTACGGACAGAAATTTTCTATCAAGCTGCGAGTGCAGAATTTATCGGGGCAGGTTATTTCCAATGTCGCCGCGGTGATTACCTCGGAAAACGGGCACGACACCCTGTCTTCGGGGACGATCAGTGCCATCGCCCCTTATAATTATCAGGATATTCTTCTGCCGATGACCGCCGATACTGTATCTCAGCCGATTGTGATATTCAAATCCCTGATTTCCTCGCTCGGTGCGCTCATTTTACCTCCCGATGATAATTTTACGGCGGCGACCATTCAATCCCCGGCGGAAATTACTCTCCTGGCGAATATCACCGGGGCCTACGGGACAATTCATTATCTCGACTACGCCCAGCCCTTCACGATAACGGTGCAGATGACCAACTCCGGCGAGGCCGATGCCCGGCCGGGGCAGGTGATGCTTCTGACCGGCACCTACGATTTTGGGATACCCGATTCATCGACAATGGCGCTGGCCGTCGGCAATACCGGGCAATGGTCGCTGGTATCTCCATCGATAACCGCCCTGGTGAATCTTGTGGTAAAAATGGTGGAAATCCCCATCGATAAAAACACCGGTCTGCCGGCACGGGTCAAGACAGGCCAGGTGGCTATTCCGGTTTTGATCGAACCGAGCGCGGCCGAACTTCTGGTATCCGGGACAGTCAGTCCCGCCCCTCTGATAGTGGAGGGGACATCGCGCGAACTGCTTTCCCTGAATTTAAAAAATAATACGGAAAACAGACTTAATGTCATCTCTTTGAAAACAATCGATATCAGATTCTACGATCGTGACAAAAATCCGATTTCGCCGGCGACCGTCATTGATGCCGATTCCAGCGGCTTCTTTGCCGGTGACAGCAAATTGACTTCGTCTTTTCTTACCGACAACATCCTGCGCTTGTCGTTTGTGGATTTCACCATCCAACCGAAAGATGAGAGAACGATCTCTTTTCACGCCCATTTCCGCGATGTTATCACGCAAGCGGGTTTCAGTTTGGAGATCGCCAACAGCGATGTCAGGGCGATATTTGCCTCCGGGCCCCGCATGAATCAACCGGTTCCGATTAAGGGACGCATCGACAGTAATTTCCGGGTGGGCGGGAATTTTATCCTGACGCCGCAATCGACCGAAAAATCGCTGATGGTTCGTAATAACCCCTTCAATCCGAATTTGGAGCAGGCCGAAATCGCCTATAATCTGGAGACCGATGCCGGAGTCGATTTGAATATCTATACTTTGGCCGGAGAGAAGGTGTATGGAACAACCTATCCGGCCGGCTCGTCCGGCGGCCGGCAGGGGCCGAACTATGTCAATTGGGACGGCCGAAACTCGGACGGCAAAGTGGTCATGAACGGCGTTTATGTGATGATCATCCGCAATACTTCGAGCGGGCAATCATTCAAATTGAAACTGGCGGTGCTCAAGTGAAATCAATCCGTCAAATAGCCCTTTGGTTGGCGCTTGCCGCGACCCTTGCATCCGGAACGGCCCTTGCCTCTTCCGACGCCGGGCGGGAGTCCCAATTCAGTATCGGTTCGGGGGTACGGCCGCTGGGGATGGGCGGCGGTTTCGTGGGATTATCGGATGATGCTTCCGCCGTCTTCTGGAATCAAGCGGCCCTGTCAAGTCTGGATGGCCAGGAAATAAATTTGATGCATGTGACATTGCTGGAAGGTTCCATTTATGATGTCGTGACCTATGTTTACCCGAACCCCAAATTGGGCGGATTCGGCTTTTCATTCATGCGACTCGGGACGGGCGACATCATCCGCCGTCAGGACTGGAACGATATGGGCGAATTCTCCTACAGCACCTGGCAATTTCTGGTTGCTTACGGCCGTACCCTGGAAGGCGGCTATCAAGTCGGGACGGCCCTCAAAATCGTGAATCAGTCCCTTGACAGCAAATCGGCATACGGCGTCGGTATGGATCTTTCTTTCTACAAAAATGTCTACAAGAATTTATCGGTCGGCGTGCTGTTCCAGGACGTCATCGCACCGCACCTTCGTCTCGAAGACGCGACCGAAATCACCCCGACCACGATATCGGCCGGAATTGGCTTGAAAAAATTATCTTTCGGGCGGGGATTCGAACACAATGTCGGACTGAGCCTTGAAAAAACCGAGGACCGTTCCTTGAAGCTCCGCGTCGGTCTGGAATCGGTCTATCATAAATATCTTGCCCTCCGGGCCGGATACGACCGCGATAATATGGCCTTTGGTATAGGGATTTATTATCAAAGACTTCATTTCGATTACGCTTATAAGTTTCTGGACGGCCTGGCCGATTCTCATCGACTCGGAATGACCATTGCGGTCGGGATGCCGGTTTCAGAAAAATTGCGCCGGGAAAAAGAATTGGAAAGCGCCCGGGGCAGTTCCCTGATACTAGAAGATCGCCGCCGGCAGTTCCATTTCTTCAAGGAACTGGGCGACAAGTATTACCGCGCCAACAATCTTGATTCCGCCTATGCCTATTATCAGCGCGCCACGGCCTTTAACGAAGAGGATCATGATGTCCGCAATCGCCTGGCGCAAATCGATAACTCGCGCAATATTTTATTGGAAAAGGCCAGATTATCGGCGACCGAAAGAAAAGCTATTCCATCCTCGCTTGATGCCTATTACGCTCAGGCCGAACTCTTTTACTCCAAAGGGTCATATGCGGCGGCGCTCGATGTCATCAATGAAGCTCTCGATATGGAGCCGGATAATCAAAAATTCATCGCCCTGCGCGATCAGATATTCACGGCCCGCGACGCCGAAATTCGCAGAATGACCGATGAAGCCGTGCGCGCCGAACGGGAAGGACGGTATGCCGATGCCATTACCTCCTACAACAGAATCCTGGAATTGTCTCCGGGGAATGTGGCCGTCAAGCAGTTGGTCGCCAAGACCGGCACCGAACTTCATAATTTCCAGTTGATAAGCAAAGGGGCGGAACTTTTTTCGCTGGGGAATCTGTCCGATGCCCGGCGCCGTTTTGAAGAGGTCATCAAGACCGATCCCGACAACGTGGTGGCCCTGGAATACATGGAAAGAATCAACCGCCTCATGAAGGAATCGACCGAACTGGAAGTCCTGCAAAAGGACGAAAAGGTCTGGAAAATCTACCTGAACGCTCTCGAATATTTCCGCAACGGCGACTATGAGAAGGCGATCGAACTCTGGAACGAGGTTCTCAAATTTTACCCCGGCAACAAGAATACTCTCAATAATATCGAGCAGGCGAAATTGCGCTTGCAGTCCAAATAGCGGAATGATTAGATTTATGTTGTCTTAAGCCGCTTTCGGCGGTACCATTCAAAAATGTTTACCAGGCCCATCAGAGAAATCAGCGCCGAATATCAGGCCGACGAACAGTACCTCCCCTCGATTCAAAATCTGGTCAAAGAGACCTGCATCAACGCCGGTCTGAGCCGCCGCGATGTCGGCGCCATCACCCTGGCGATCGAAGAAGGTGTCACCAATATCATCCGCCACGCTTATCTCTATGAAAAAGGGACGGTCCGCATCCGCATTATCATTTTCAAGAAGCGGATTGTCTTCTCCCTGATCGACAGCGGACGCTCGTTCCAGCCCGAAGGGGAACAGAAACTGGACCTCAAGAAAATGGTGGAATCAGGCCGCAAGGGCGGCCTGGGATTTTATATGATCAGCAAGATCATGGATTCGGTGGAGTATTTGTCGGCGCCCGGCATCAATGAATTGCGGATGACGAAATTA comes from the Candidatus Zixiibacteriota bacterium genome and includes:
- a CDS encoding putative Tetratricopeptide TPR_1 repeat-containing protein (Evidence 3 : Putative function from multiple computational evidences); the encoded protein is MKSIRQIALWLALAATLASGTALASSDAGRESQFSIGSGVRPLGMGGGFVGLSDDASAVFWNQAALSSLDGQEINLMHVTLLEGSIYDVVTYVYPNPKLGGFGFSFMRLGTGDIIRRQDWNDMGEFSYSTWQFLVAYGRTLEGGYQVGTALKIVNQSLDSKSAYGVGMDLSFYKNVYKNLSVGVLFQDVIAPHLRLEDATEITPTTISAGIGLKKLSFGRGFEHNVGLSLEKTEDRSLKLRVGLESVYHKYLALRAGYDRDNMAFGIGIYYQRLHFDYAYKFLDGLADSHRLGMTIAVGMPVSEKLRREKELESARGSSLILEDRRRQFHFFKELGDKYYRANNLDSAYAYYQRATAFNEEDHDVRNRLAQIDNSRNILLEKARLSATERKAIPSSLDAYYAQAELFYSKGSYAAALDVINEALDMEPDNQKFIALRDQIFTARDAEIRRMTDEAVRAEREGRYADAITSYNRILELSPGNVAVKQLVAKTGTELHNFQLISKGAELFSLGNLSDARRRFEEVIKTDPDNVVALEYMERINRLMKESTELEVLQKDEKVWKIYLNALEYFRNGDYEKAIELWNEVLKFYPGNKNTLNNIEQAKLRLQSK
- a CDS encoding exported hypothetical protein (Evidence 5 : Unknown function); its protein translation is MKSKKLTIFVLILLLLGFAYRTSHSQVESSLPDSLQSLNFWSNSGKFVGQRSAVCPPLASLEVFPETGIVGVREVYRIKMTLPEGGIPRSGGVAFNFPPNFDLGHIAEIDYSDDYSESDLTIRKIFVFRGTCVILFKSGQSPPAGTVITFTMHSVGNPTVAGNYQISGLIFSPHLKVVSGPTLSQPFPILPGPPVTLEITPSDPITLRAGNSQLFLASARDRFQNEISNPEVLWAFAPGSDSLGVLSGGNLFATTVGTGKVVAIYNALSATSGPITVLPGMIDHFEISSYPLLVAPGEPFPSGVRAEAYDRFGNLKNDYIESAYFMSSDPNAELSYDISNPYQFVIADSGRHLFAGDNFKLFTPGVQTISLTDGLHSGRSGIITVGGATSPIVSFKIAAEPAGEIRAGTPLAIKIYDAVDRDGKPAGGLVKISLEGDGISPGGFTPILNDAVVSGGAGSANQYLYLTGEAKIRAAADTVIREIAVTVMPGDLGNFKLSIQPTQFTGHSLLGPATLTIYDKFGNLKTDFDAAVTPVTIAVDRGELNRTALAASDDFVAGVADLSTKDIRFDGDAGQVIMIFAVANLDASALLRYDGLDFRINEPIPDTIMIGQRYMLRAEVINNGFTSPLSPVTLSDYFTSCPVVCLTQMDIREIEPGETYRLLLGLNTDHLTPHPLDTVHVTVASKYLFGGDTVTVMRTRSFPVAVVEPINLTYVPGSLTFDTVLSPSFLPNASFQLTIDRDIDTSSLNINAYLNIDCGGNDFGVYVNSVTASLNGRIITLALTGLHIPDLKQSGCFEGLKKLTAGITLYYMDQLLYRSDLISLDSVFVVYPAELSYRSGTLSPSIAPAGGSVPFEFGLDFSGLTTIMLDSSNSWLELAFDGGSLTGFLTPAGLTLKPGENKLTTKTMDIPSSLLNKILTPHLYLNGTELYMTRSDTISFGSDKITVSGLPQIKIVSTDLVTINPPYLDYGQKFSIKLRVQNLSGQVISNVAAVITSENGHDTLSSGTISAIAPYNYQDILLPMTADTVSQPIVIFKSLISSLGALILPPDDNFTAATIQSPAEITLLANITGAYGTIHYLDYAQPFTITVQMTNSGEADARPGQVMLLTGTYDFGIPDSSTMALAVGNTGQWSLVSPSITALVNLVVKMVEIPIDKNTGLPARVKTGQVAIPVLIEPSAAELLVSGTVSPAPLIVEGTSRELLSLNLKNNTENRLNVISLKTIDIRFYDRDKNPISPATVIDADSSGFFAGDSKLTSSFLTDNILRLSFVDFTIQPKDERTISFHAHFRDVITQAGFSLEIANSDVRAIFASGPRMNQPVPIKGRIDSNFRVGGNFILTPQSTEKSLMVRNNPFNPNLEQAEIAYNLETDAGVDLNIYTLAGEKVYGTTYPAGSSGGRQGPNYVNWDGRNSDGKVVMNGVYVMIIRNTSSGQSFKLKLAVLK